One Curtobacterium sp. BH-2-1-1 genomic region harbors:
- a CDS encoding MFS transporter translates to MLGLGVAAQAAGTLVVSAPALLIPYLHAHGTTLTLAGLLAAAPTFGMVLTLIAWGAITDRVGERAVIAGGLVLTTLAVVGAWLAAGDPVLLGLAFLAAGMTSASTNAASGRVVVGWFPKERRGLAMGIRQMSQPLGVTLAAVTVPQLAEADGIRVALVLPVVLCAVLAVLCAIGIANPPRPARAYAPVEHVANPYRANGFLWRIHAVSVLLVVPQFTLSTYGLVWLVGLGWSTPAAGLLVGASQFVGAVGRILVGAWSDRAASRVGPLRIVAVSAAVVMGLLALVDATHIAAAAVFLVVATSVTVADNGLAYTSVAEAAGPFWSGRALGAQNTGQFIAASAVGPGVGALVGALGFAASFSIVGVLPLLALPLVPRRDRSHD, encoded by the coding sequence ATGCTCGGCCTCGGCGTCGCCGCCCAGGCCGCCGGCACCCTCGTGGTGTCCGCCCCCGCGCTGCTCATCCCGTACCTGCACGCCCACGGCACGACGCTCACCCTCGCCGGGCTCCTGGCCGCCGCACCGACGTTCGGCATGGTCCTGACGCTCATCGCCTGGGGTGCGATCACCGACCGCGTCGGCGAGCGCGCCGTCATCGCGGGCGGGCTCGTGCTCACGACCCTCGCGGTCGTCGGGGCCTGGCTGGCAGCGGGCGACCCGGTGCTGCTCGGCCTGGCGTTCCTCGCCGCCGGCATGACGAGCGCCTCGACGAACGCCGCGAGCGGACGGGTCGTGGTGGGGTGGTTCCCGAAGGAGCGGCGCGGCCTCGCGATGGGCATCCGGCAGATGTCGCAGCCGCTCGGGGTGACGCTCGCGGCCGTCACGGTCCCGCAGCTCGCCGAGGCGGACGGCATCCGCGTGGCCCTCGTCCTGCCCGTCGTCCTGTGCGCCGTGCTCGCCGTGCTGTGCGCGATCGGCATCGCGAACCCGCCCCGCCCCGCGCGTGCGTACGCCCCGGTGGAGCACGTCGCGAACCCGTACCGGGCGAACGGGTTCCTGTGGCGGATCCACGCGGTGTCGGTCCTGCTCGTCGTGCCGCAGTTCACGCTGTCCACGTACGGCCTGGTGTGGCTCGTCGGCCTCGGCTGGTCGACCCCGGCTGCGGGACTGCTCGTCGGGGCGTCGCAGTTCGTCGGCGCCGTCGGGAGGATCCTCGTCGGCGCCTGGAGCGACCGCGCCGCCTCGCGCGTCGGCCCGCTGCGGATCGTCGCGGTGAGCGCCGCCGTGGTGATGGGGCTGCTGGCGCTGGTGGACGCCACACACATCGCCGCCGCCGCAGTGTTCCTCGTCGTCGCCACGAGCGTCACCGTCGCGGACAACGGGCTCGCGTACACATCGGTGGCCGAGGCCGCGGGGCCGTTCTGGTCGGGACGGGCGCTCGGGGCACAGAACACCGGGCAGTTCATCGCGGCGAGCGCCGTGGGTCCCGGGGTCGGCGCGCTCGTCGGGGCGCTCGGGTTCGCGGCGTCGTTCTCGATCGTGGGGGTGTTGCCGCTGCTGGCGCTGCCGCTGGTGCCCCGGCGAGATCGTTCCCACGACTGA
- a CDS encoding Vms1/Ankzf1 family peptidyl-tRNA hydrolase — MTSTNATSELHGILGQRLEGGGTWAWAYADVSGKVEDPRRQAALKLRVVEEALRAQGATDDVVDLVAGEFEQEPGIPSPVTRYVLVHDGAIVLSEVLPGHLHGAESVGVGAVPDLVPLVAHRPVDLPFLVVHAGKEGGAFRAYRLGHAPLDATGGEQQVQGRNDTLHYAKAGTGWKQPHWQQHTEEIWKQNSSETAAAVDEAVRTLRPGLVVVAGDVTARELLVKALSSETRALTSVFPGDPRADASSKQAFVEHVETALARVVATRRHDLEDLLRTHVGRGDNLAVTGLGAVVGALQQAQGSVVALDAVAVGERTLLALAGAPWVATAPEQAAGTPVIGAVPAVCALVRAAVLTDAELVLVNAASLPGGVAAAALLRWPVGPAVPA, encoded by the coding sequence ATGACGTCGACCAACGCGACGAGCGAACTGCACGGGATCCTGGGACAGCGGCTGGAGGGCGGTGGGACCTGGGCCTGGGCGTACGCCGACGTCTCCGGCAAAGTGGAGGACCCCCGACGGCAGGCGGCACTGAAGCTGCGTGTGGTCGAGGAGGCCCTGCGTGCGCAGGGTGCGACCGACGACGTGGTCGACCTCGTCGCCGGCGAGTTCGAGCAGGAACCCGGCATCCCCTCGCCCGTCACCCGGTACGTGCTGGTCCACGACGGTGCAATCGTGCTGAGCGAGGTCCTGCCCGGGCACCTGCACGGCGCGGAGTCGGTCGGCGTCGGTGCCGTCCCCGACCTCGTGCCGCTCGTCGCCCACCGGCCCGTCGACCTGCCGTTCCTGGTGGTGCACGCCGGCAAGGAGGGTGGAGCCTTCCGTGCCTACCGACTCGGCCACGCGCCGCTCGACGCGACCGGCGGTGAGCAGCAGGTCCAGGGGCGCAACGACACCCTGCACTACGCCAAGGCCGGGACCGGGTGGAAGCAGCCGCACTGGCAGCAGCACACCGAGGAGATCTGGAAGCAGAACTCGTCGGAGACCGCCGCCGCCGTGGACGAGGCCGTCCGGACACTCCGACCCGGACTCGTCGTGGTCGCCGGGGACGTCACCGCGCGGGAGCTCCTCGTGAAGGCGCTGTCCTCGGAGACCCGTGCGCTGACCTCCGTCTTCCCGGGCGACCCCCGCGCCGACGCCTCGTCGAAGCAGGCGTTCGTCGAGCACGTCGAGACCGCGCTCGCCCGGGTCGTCGCCACCCGACGCCACGACCTCGAGGACCTGCTCCGCACCCACGTCGGTCGGGGCGACAACCTCGCGGTGACCGGGCTCGGAGCAGTCGTCGGGGCGCTGCAGCAGGCGCAGGGATCGGTCGTCGCGCTCGACGCCGTGGCGGTCGGGGAGCGGACGCTCCTCGCGCTCGCCGGTGCCCCGTGGGTGGCGACGGCGCCGGAACAGGCTGCCGGGACGCCCGTCATCGGAGCGGTGCCGGCGGTGTGCGCGCTCGTGCGTGCGGCGGTGCTGACGGACGCGGAGCTCGTGCTCGTCAACGCGGCGTCGCTGCCGGGCGGGGTCGCGGCGGCGGCGTTGCTGCGGTGGCCGGTGGGGCCGGCCGTCCCCGCCTGA
- a CDS encoding extracellular solute-binding protein, producing the protein MTPPPNRRPISRRQLLGFGLGAAATGLLAGCAVPGSTNVNKAALIPAAASGQKVELTYWAWLKDLQKVCDVWNKTHPDIQVTANWIPGGNSGGYQKMYSALAAGGGPDIGQVELRQIPEFMLANGLVDLARYGAKDFESKYDDAAWAQVSFVDGIYGIPQDTGPMGFYYQTALLEQAGGEPPTTWDEWRDLAEKVRKTGAQNYLEVFPVSDASPFAAYAQQAGARWFKVDGDEWVVDMTDEKTLMVAEFFDGVIDDKLVDTSAGAYSPGWYASAASGKIAAVTSASWGDALIESVQGGEGKWKVAPMQKWGDTGFGSSAIGGSTAAVLANAKHPKEALEFITWMTTSKEGIDAMIKYCGIGWSPAKDYIGAQREQPSKWFSGQNYNEDVFVPAAQEQNVEWSWSPVTQSAFTSLQNQFRRKLTSGLKLTDAVELAQKEIVQSFKDKGLSVRTAR; encoded by the coding sequence ATGACGCCTCCACCGAACCGACGGCCCATCTCCCGACGACAACTGCTGGGCTTCGGCCTCGGCGCGGCCGCGACCGGACTGCTCGCCGGCTGCGCGGTGCCGGGCTCGACCAACGTGAACAAGGCGGCGCTGATCCCCGCCGCCGCGAGCGGGCAGAAGGTCGAACTGACCTACTGGGCCTGGCTCAAGGACCTGCAGAAGGTCTGCGACGTCTGGAACAAGACGCACCCGGACATCCAGGTGACCGCGAACTGGATCCCGGGCGGCAACAGCGGCGGGTACCAGAAGATGTACTCCGCGCTCGCGGCCGGTGGTGGCCCGGACATCGGGCAGGTCGAGCTCCGTCAGATCCCCGAGTTCATGCTCGCCAACGGCTTGGTCGACCTCGCCCGCTACGGCGCGAAGGACTTCGAGTCGAAGTACGACGACGCCGCCTGGGCGCAGGTCTCGTTCGTGGACGGCATCTACGGCATCCCCCAGGACACCGGCCCCATGGGCTTCTACTACCAGACGGCGCTCCTGGAGCAGGCCGGCGGCGAACCCCCGACGACGTGGGACGAGTGGCGCGACCTCGCCGAGAAGGTCCGGAAGACCGGGGCGCAGAACTACCTCGAGGTCTTCCCGGTCTCGGACGCCTCGCCCTTCGCCGCGTACGCGCAGCAGGCCGGCGCCCGGTGGTTCAAGGTCGACGGCGACGAGTGGGTCGTCGACATGACCGACGAGAAGACCCTGATGGTCGCCGAGTTCTTCGACGGCGTGATCGACGACAAGCTCGTCGACACGAGCGCCGGCGCGTACTCCCCGGGCTGGTACGCCTCGGCTGCGAGCGGCAAGATCGCGGCCGTCACGAGCGCGAGCTGGGGCGACGCCCTCATCGAGTCCGTCCAGGGCGGCGAGGGGAAGTGGAAGGTCGCACCCATGCAGAAGTGGGGCGACACCGGGTTCGGGTCGAGCGCGATCGGCGGTTCGACGGCTGCGGTGCTCGCCAACGCGAAGCACCCGAAGGAAGCGCTCGAGTTCATCACGTGGATGACCACCTCGAAGGAGGGCATCGACGCGATGATCAAGTACTGCGGCATCGGGTGGTCGCCCGCGAAGGACTACATCGGGGCGCAGCGCGAACAGCCGAGCAAGTGGTTCTCCGGGCAGAACTACAACGAGGACGTCTTCGTCCCCGCCGCCCAGGAGCAGAACGTCGAGTGGTCCTGGTCGCCCGTGACGCAGTCGGCGTTCACGAGTCTGCAGAACCAGTTCCGCCGCAAGCTCACGAGTGGGCTGAAGCTCACCGACGCGGTGGAGCTCGCCCAGAAGGAGATCGTCCAGTCCTTCAAGGACAAGGGCCTCAGCGTGAGGACGGCACGATGA
- a CDS encoding carbohydrate ABC transporter permease: MTTTQPKNGFRTSTKATVAQKRAPWILLAPFLALFVLTFIIPIISALFQSFTTVDREGLFGEDGVVGKFAGFDNYAIALQDAGFVASIGRMLLFGIVQVPVMIIACTILALLLESASARWPGFFRAIYFMPYGVPGVIATILWSFLYVPGLSPIVSLLQGIGLQPDFLGANSVLWSIANIVTWTYTGYNMLIIVAQLKSIPGEVYEAAKVDGANAFQVAWRIQIPLIAPALVLTTVFSIIGTLQLFAEPQILSTVAPAIDTEYTPNYAAYTNAFAFNEYGVASAQAVIIALAAFILSFAFLALTNRPPKDERDRRKRAKRDGQEARVALQTRVASAGTVTTQAAPHLPGRSGPDHGTTVTKGADA; this comes from the coding sequence ATGACCACGACGCAGCCGAAGAACGGCTTCCGCACGAGCACGAAGGCCACGGTCGCCCAGAAGCGCGCCCCGTGGATCCTGCTCGCACCCTTCCTCGCCCTGTTCGTGCTGACGTTCATCATCCCGATCATCAGCGCGCTGTTCCAGTCGTTCACGACCGTCGACCGCGAGGGGCTGTTCGGCGAGGACGGCGTCGTCGGCAAGTTCGCCGGCTTCGACAACTACGCGATCGCCCTGCAGGACGCCGGCTTCGTCGCCTCGATCGGCCGCATGCTGCTGTTCGGCATCGTGCAGGTCCCGGTGATGATCATCGCCTGCACGATCCTCGCGCTGCTGCTCGAGTCGGCGAGCGCCCGCTGGCCGGGCTTCTTCCGTGCGATCTACTTCATGCCGTACGGCGTCCCCGGCGTCATCGCGACGATCCTGTGGTCGTTCCTGTACGTGCCGGGCCTGTCGCCGATCGTGTCGCTGCTGCAGGGGATCGGGCTCCAGCCGGACTTCCTCGGCGCGAACAGCGTGCTCTGGTCGATCGCGAACATCGTCACGTGGACGTACACCGGCTACAACATGCTCATCATCGTGGCGCAGCTGAAGTCCATCCCCGGCGAGGTCTACGAGGCCGCCAAGGTCGACGGCGCGAACGCGTTCCAGGTCGCGTGGCGGATCCAGATCCCCCTCATCGCGCCGGCACTCGTGCTCACGACGGTGTTCTCGATCATCGGCACGCTGCAGCTCTTCGCGGAGCCGCAGATCCTGTCCACGGTCGCCCCCGCGATCGACACCGAGTACACGCCGAACTACGCCGCCTACACGAACGCGTTCGCGTTCAACGAGTACGGCGTCGCGAGTGCGCAGGCGGTCATCATCGCGCTGGCCGCGTTCATCCTGTCGTTCGCGTTCCTCGCGTTGACGAACCGTCCGCCGAAGGACGAGCGGGATCGCCGCAAGCGGGCGAAGCGGGACGGCCAGGAGGCGCGGGTCGCGCTCCAGACGCGCGTCGCGTCCGCCGGGACGGTCACCACCCAGGCCGCACCGCACCTCCCGGGCCGCTCCGGTCCGGACCACGGCACCACCGTCACGAAGGGGGCGGACGCATGA
- a CDS encoding carbohydrate ABC transporter permease: protein MSSEAIEAPATAKTAVPVDTTSISAHQRRKLDRSGKSQIVVTGILVIVAIYFLVPLYWVIIAATKTTGALFATNGFWFGGDFALFSNLQQVFTYDGGIFVRWIANSILYSGVGAVLATYFAAAGGYALAKYEFRGRQLVFGTILGGVLVPGTATALPLFLLFSTLGLTDTYWSVLIPSLVSPFGLFLCRVYAAASVDTALLEQARIDGAGELRIFHTIVLRQMTPALVTVFLFQVVGIWNNFFLPLIMLADQKLYPITLGLNNWRSQVDRLPEFYQLTTGGVLVSVIPLVIAIIVLQRFWRGGLTEGSVKG from the coding sequence ATGAGCAGCGAAGCCATCGAAGCGCCGGCCACCGCGAAGACCGCGGTCCCGGTGGACACCACGTCGATCTCGGCGCACCAGCGCCGCAAGCTCGACCGCTCCGGCAAGTCGCAGATCGTCGTGACGGGCATCCTCGTCATCGTCGCGATCTACTTCCTCGTCCCGCTGTACTGGGTGATCATCGCCGCGACGAAGACCACCGGCGCACTGTTCGCCACGAACGGGTTCTGGTTCGGCGGCGACTTCGCGCTGTTCAGCAACCTCCAGCAGGTGTTCACGTACGACGGCGGCATCTTCGTCCGCTGGATCGCGAACAGCATCCTGTACTCGGGCGTCGGCGCCGTCCTCGCGACGTACTTCGCCGCGGCGGGTGGCTACGCGCTCGCGAAGTACGAGTTCCGGGGTCGGCAGCTCGTGTTCGGCACGATCCTCGGCGGCGTGCTCGTGCCGGGGACGGCGACGGCGCTGCCGCTGTTCCTGCTGTTCTCGACGCTGGGCCTGACCGACACGTACTGGAGCGTGCTCATCCCGAGCCTCGTCTCACCGTTCGGCCTGTTCCTCTGCCGGGTGTACGCCGCGGCGTCGGTGGACACGGCGCTCCTCGAGCAGGCACGCATCGACGGGGCCGGCGAGCTCCGGATCTTCCACACGATCGTGCTCCGGCAGATGACGCCGGCACTCGTCACCGTGTTCCTGTTCCAGGTCGTCGGCATCTGGAACAACTTCTTCCTGCCGCTCATCATGCTGGCCGACCAGAAGCTGTACCCGATCACACTGGGACTCAACAACTGGCGCTCGCAGGTGGACCGGCTGCCGGAGTTCTACCAGCTCACCACCGGCGGGGTGCTCGTCTCGGTCATCCCGCTCGTCATCGCCATCATCGTCCTGCAGCGCTTCTGGCGCGGGGGCCTCACGGAAGGATCGGTCAAGGGTTGA
- a CDS encoding glycoside hydrolase family 2 TIM barrel-domain containing protein encodes MTIAALSSTAPGSDTRLAPRAWLHTDAPALSLDGEWDFRWSPVADVPEPGPEDEWGTIPVPAHWVLHGHGAPSYTNLQYPFPIDPPHPPEENPTGDYRRTFDLPSSFDAAARVLLRFDGVESHFRVWVNGVVIGWSTGSRLATEFDVTSVLRPGANEVRVRVHQWSAASYLEDQDQWWLPGIFRDVTLLARPTAPIDDVFVQAGWTAVLGSAASAGTAASGRPSTGTGTISFPTVDAAFPVRFTVPALGVDVSWASADEVGPITVEGVEPWSAELPTLYDATLSTGTAAGGSAGGETVSLRLGFRTVSIEGDRFLVNGERVVFHGVNRHETHPVRGRVFDEEHARADMALMKRNNVNAIRTSHYPPHPRVLDLADELGFWVILECDLETHGFIFTGWVGNPSDDPAWRDAYLDRIARTVERDKNHASIVMWSLGNESGTGRNLAAMSQWVHDRDDERPVHYEGDYTGAYTDVYSRMYPSLQETESIGGGPATPLLGCGPAEAARQRSKPFIHCEYVHAMGNGPGQIAEYEALVDKYPRLHGGFVWEWRDHGLLAHTPDGQPYYAYGGDFHEVVHDGNFVMDGLVLPDDTPTPGLAEFAAVVAPIRLSASDTTVLVENRYHSASTAGLRFHWTLSRNGVVEHEGRFSPGVVAARSSATVPVPDEVLEAATATLAPGDELWFDVTAELAGPTAWADTGHVLARTQTLVASREADVPRASGQGWDGDRLGDGTFSARGDLVSWKGHEVAGPRLELWRAPTDNDSLASQGGYETADPVLTHGVGDPDAPPSATRWRERGLDRLTHRLVSVSRTDSGLEQRVRVAAANSGWGVDVTHRWTLTDAGLLLQTDAVPFGAWDVTWPRIGVRFDLPASLADSDASWFGTGPLESYADSSHAARVGRFSAPVRSLGVEYSMPQETGHRPSLRELSVGPFTVSTVGSHRAGFTLSPWTAQQIGRAMHPYELPVSEHLYLYLDAAQHGLGSRACGLDVLPEHQLWPQAFSWSVVLG; translated from the coding sequence TTGACCATCGCCGCACTCTCCTCCACCGCCCCCGGTTCGGACACCCGGCTGGCCCCACGGGCCTGGCTGCACACGGACGCTCCCGCCCTGTCGTTGGACGGGGAATGGGACTTCCGGTGGTCGCCCGTCGCGGACGTCCCCGAACCGGGGCCGGAGGACGAGTGGGGCACCATCCCGGTGCCGGCGCACTGGGTGCTGCACGGGCACGGCGCGCCGAGCTACACGAACCTGCAGTACCCGTTCCCGATCGACCCGCCGCACCCGCCGGAGGAGAACCCGACCGGCGACTACCGCCGCACCTTCGACCTCCCGTCGTCCTTCGACGCCGCGGCCCGGGTGCTGCTCCGGTTCGACGGGGTGGAGTCGCACTTCCGGGTGTGGGTGAACGGCGTCGTCATCGGATGGTCGACCGGGTCGCGGCTCGCGACGGAGTTCGACGTCACGTCCGTGCTGCGACCGGGGGCGAACGAGGTCCGCGTCCGGGTGCACCAGTGGTCGGCGGCCTCGTACCTCGAGGACCAGGACCAGTGGTGGCTGCCCGGGATCTTCCGCGACGTCACGCTGCTGGCGCGGCCGACCGCCCCGATCGACGACGTGTTCGTGCAGGCCGGCTGGACCGCCGTGCTCGGGAGTGCGGCGAGCGCCGGGACAGCGGCGTCCGGCCGACCGTCGACCGGCACGGGGACGATCTCGTTCCCGACCGTCGATGCTGCGTTCCCGGTGCGCTTCACGGTGCCCGCGCTCGGCGTCGACGTCTCGTGGGCGTCCGCCGACGAGGTCGGACCGATCACCGTCGAGGGGGTCGAGCCGTGGAGCGCCGAGCTCCCGACGCTGTACGACGCGACGCTGTCCACCGGGACCGCAGCCGGTGGGAGCGCCGGTGGTGAGACCGTGTCGCTGCGGCTCGGCTTCCGCACCGTGTCGATCGAGGGCGATCGGTTCCTGGTGAACGGCGAGCGCGTGGTGTTCCACGGCGTGAACCGGCACGAGACCCACCCCGTGCGCGGTCGGGTGTTCGACGAGGAGCACGCACGCGCCGACATGGCGCTCATGAAGCGGAACAACGTCAACGCCATCCGGACGTCGCACTACCCGCCGCACCCCCGCGTGCTCGACCTCGCCGACGAGCTGGGCTTCTGGGTGATCCTGGAGTGCGACCTCGAGACGCACGGGTTCATCTTCACCGGCTGGGTCGGCAACCCGTCGGACGACCCGGCCTGGCGCGACGCGTACCTCGACCGCATCGCGCGGACCGTCGAGCGCGACAAGAACCACGCGTCGATCGTGATGTGGTCGCTCGGCAACGAGTCCGGGACCGGCCGCAACCTCGCCGCGATGTCGCAGTGGGTGCACGACCGCGACGACGAACGTCCGGTCCACTACGAGGGCGACTACACGGGTGCCTACACCGACGTGTACTCGCGCATGTACCCGTCGCTGCAGGAGACCGAGTCGATCGGCGGCGGTCCGGCAACGCCCCTGCTCGGCTGCGGCCCGGCCGAGGCGGCTCGCCAGCGGTCGAAGCCGTTCATCCACTGCGAGTACGTGCACGCGATGGGCAACGGACCCGGCCAGATCGCCGAGTACGAGGCCCTCGTGGACAAGTACCCGCGGCTGCACGGTGGGTTCGTGTGGGAGTGGCGGGACCACGGGTTGCTCGCGCACACCCCCGACGGACAGCCTTACTACGCGTACGGCGGCGACTTCCACGAGGTCGTCCACGACGGCAACTTCGTGATGGACGGCCTGGTGCTGCCCGACGACACCCCGACGCCGGGGCTGGCCGAGTTCGCGGCCGTCGTGGCGCCGATCCGGCTGTCCGCGTCGGACACCACCGTCCTCGTCGAGAACCGGTACCACTCGGCCTCGACCGCGGGACTGCGGTTCCACTGGACGCTGTCCCGGAACGGCGTGGTGGAGCACGAGGGCCGGTTCTCGCCGGGCGTCGTCGCGGCGCGGTCCTCCGCCACGGTGCCGGTGCCGGACGAGGTGCTCGAGGCCGCGACCGCGACGCTCGCCCCCGGTGACGAGCTGTGGTTCGACGTCACGGCGGAACTGGCGGGGCCGACCGCGTGGGCGGACACCGGCCACGTCCTGGCACGCACCCAGACGCTCGTCGCATCGCGCGAGGCGGACGTGCCACGGGCCTCCGGTCAGGGGTGGGACGGCGACCGACTCGGCGACGGGACGTTCTCGGCCCGCGGTGACCTGGTGTCCTGGAAGGGGCACGAGGTGGCGGGGCCGCGACTCGAGCTGTGGCGCGCACCGACCGACAACGACAGTCTGGCGTCGCAGGGCGGGTACGAGACGGCCGACCCGGTGCTGACGCACGGCGTGGGCGACCCGGACGCTCCCCCGTCGGCCACACGCTGGCGGGAACGCGGGTTGGACCGGCTCACGCACCGGCTCGTGTCGGTGTCGCGGACGGACTCCGGGCTCGAGCAGCGGGTCCGCGTCGCGGCGGCGAACAGCGGGTGGGGCGTCGACGTCACGCACCGCTGGACCCTGACCGACGCCGGGCTGCTGCTCCAGACCGACGCGGTTCCGTTCGGCGCGTGGGACGTCACGTGGCCACGGATCGGGGTGCGGTTCGACCTGCCAGCGTCCCTGGCTGACTCGGACGCGTCGTGGTTCGGCACGGGGCCGCTCGAGTCGTACGCGGACTCGTCGCACGCCGCCCGCGTCGGACGCTTCTCGGCACCGGTGCGGTCGCTCGGCGTCGAGTACTCGATGCCGCAGGAGACCGGGCACCGGCCGTCGCTGCGCGAGCTGTCGGTCGGGCCGTTCACCGTGTCGACCGTCGGCTCGCACCGTGCGGGGTTCACCCTGTCGCCGTGGACCGCGCAGCAGATCGGTCGCGCGATGCACCCGTACGAGCTGCCGGTGTCGGAGCACCTGTACCTGTACCTCGACGCCGCGCAGCACGGCCTGGGGTCGCGTGCGTGCGGCCTCGACGTGCTGCCGGAGCACCAGCTCTGGCCGCAGGCGTTCTCGTGGAGCGTCGTGCTCGGCTGA
- a CDS encoding Ig-like domain-containing protein has protein sequence MHSTPRRAVASAALTALVVVGGGLATAVATTSPAHAVAPFPVTDPFVGLPVGTTMPAGWTRIATDDGQAAIVDHGAAGRWLRLTDDTKRVSSAVYNESPYDSSHGLTVEFDQRMWSTTDTGYADGIGFFLQDAAVPLDAIGPVGAGLGYHDGTRPCEEGLDGGVVGIGFDRFGNFARPDVVPNAITVRGPERECYPVLATTGDLGDGFLEDRETTAEAATHRHVKIDLLPTDAGGIRVLVAMSEPTDPGADAGELREVVSADLPATALPEQVRFGFSASTGGRTQFHEIRNLRATQPTDVVTTAHTLTNAPVTPGEDVTFELRSVNDGPATIGGAVDAVARTVAVTEGLPLTDVRWTCRAEAGATCGTAAGQGAVAADWSGPPGGAVTIAVRGTVPVTTRSGLHTMPVESVTDFTSDRLDAARPAIALDGSVTDVDLSNNADRTAFEVVLPEAVAVDDEGTTKQGEPVTIDVLGNDPLDGSSADPDLLRLSGDGIEGAELSADGKRLRVPGEGVWTVEGVQVTFTPESSFSGPATAVRYQVTTHAGQTVVAVVRVVVEPVESVVVPPTPGPGAGSGGGAGSGSGSGAGAGSGSGPGAGAGAGDRGASDAVAERASARGVLAYTGVSGPAALVTGAVAALLLAAGAWVLLARRRAVAAR, from the coding sequence ATGCACAGCACTCCCAGGCGCGCCGTCGCGAGCGCCGCCCTGACCGCCCTCGTGGTGGTCGGCGGCGGCCTCGCGACCGCGGTCGCCACGACGTCCCCCGCGCACGCGGTCGCGCCGTTCCCGGTCACCGACCCCTTCGTCGGACTGCCGGTCGGCACGACGATGCCCGCCGGCTGGACCCGGATCGCGACGGACGACGGACAGGCAGCGATCGTCGACCACGGCGCCGCCGGACGGTGGCTGCGGCTGACCGACGACACGAAGCGGGTGAGTTCCGCCGTCTACAACGAGTCGCCCTACGACTCCAGCCACGGCCTGACGGTCGAGTTCGACCAGCGGATGTGGAGCACGACGGACACCGGGTACGCCGACGGGATCGGGTTCTTCCTGCAGGACGCCGCCGTCCCGCTCGACGCGATCGGGCCCGTCGGTGCCGGCCTCGGCTACCACGACGGCACCCGCCCCTGCGAGGAAGGCCTCGACGGCGGGGTCGTCGGGATCGGGTTCGACCGGTTCGGCAACTTCGCGCGTCCCGACGTCGTCCCGAACGCGATCACCGTCCGGGGTCCGGAGCGCGAGTGCTACCCGGTCCTCGCGACCACCGGGGACCTCGGCGACGGGTTCCTCGAAGACCGCGAGACCACGGCCGAGGCGGCCACGCACCGCCACGTGAAGATCGATCTCCTGCCGACCGACGCCGGCGGGATCCGGGTGCTCGTCGCCATGTCCGAGCCGACCGACCCCGGCGCCGACGCGGGCGAGCTGCGCGAGGTCGTCAGCGCCGACCTCCCCGCCACGGCGCTGCCGGAACAGGTGCGGTTCGGCTTCAGCGCATCGACCGGTGGCCGGACGCAGTTCCACGAGATCCGGAACCTGCGGGCGACGCAGCCGACCGACGTCGTCACGACCGCCCACACGCTGACGAACGCGCCGGTCACACCCGGCGAGGACGTCACGTTCGAGCTGCGGTCGGTGAACGACGGGCCGGCGACGATCGGCGGAGCGGTCGACGCCGTCGCGCGCACGGTGGCGGTGACCGAGGGACTGCCGCTGACGGACGTGCGGTGGACGTGCCGTGCGGAGGCCGGGGCGACGTGCGGCACCGCGGCGGGACAGGGTGCGGTCGCCGCCGACTGGTCTGGCCCGCCCGGTGGTGCGGTCACGATCGCGGTGCGGGGGACGGTGCCGGTGACGACCCGCTCCGGCCTCCACACGATGCCCGTCGAGAGCGTCACGGACTTCACGAGCGACCGCCTCGACGCAGCCCGCCCCGCGATCGCACTCGACGGTTCGGTGACCGACGTCGACCTGTCGAACAACGCCGACCGGACCGCGTTCGAGGTCGTCCTGCCCGAGGCCGTCGCGGTCGACGACGAGGGCACGACGAAGCAGGGCGAGCCGGTGACGATCGACGTCCTCGGCAACGACCCGCTCGACGGGAGCTCGGCGGACCCGGACTTGCTGCGCTTGAGCGGCGACGGGATCGAGGGGGCGGAGCTCTCGGCGGACGGCAAGCGGCTCCGGGTCCCCGGCGAGGGCGTCTGGACGGTCGAGGGCGTGCAGGTGACGTTCACCCCGGAGTCGTCGTTCTCCGGACCGGCGACGGCGGTGCGGTACCAGGTGACAACGCACGCGGGGCAGACCGTGGTGGCGGTCGTCCGGGTCGTCGTGGAGCCCGTCGAGTCGGTGGTCGTACCGCCGACGCCTGGCCCGGGCGCGGGCTCGGGCGGCGGCGCGGGCTCCGGCTCGGGCTCCGGCGCGGGTGCCGGCTCGGGCTCGGGACCGGGCGCTGGTGCTGGTGCTGGTGACCGCGGGGCGTCCGACGCCGTGGCCGAGCGGGCGAGCGCGCGGGGAGTGCTGGCGTACACGGGCGTGTCCGGGCCGGCCGCTCTCGTCACCGGGGCCGTGGCGGCGCTGCTGCTCGCCGCGGGTGCGTGGGTGCTGCTCGCGCGGCGGCGCGCCGTGGCCGCGCGCTAG